The following are encoded in a window of Myxosarcina sp. GI1 genomic DNA:
- a CDS encoding HpsJ family protein: MLKFYWWRFRQHLKLKPQQVSSPKQVNAVVEQQSTKIINLVGYIILGLMLLDYITLFLNAKLFNPIWAWETSGKLVETVWGSLIGLILIFYRRDRDFIKPKELNFLALLSWLALFLGTVYFLITPILIGNAFRIERSQKAKFAIQISQQKERMQQYSRQLKSANEEQLNTLLRAYQQKTPELAITSPQQLKQNLLTQVRQQQQNSQKQLQKNFSKQRTELIETTFKWIIGAIISGIGFIMIWSHTQWTRVLRLTNTN, from the coding sequence ATGCTTAAGTTTTACTGGTGGAGATTTAGACAACATCTTAAGCTAAAACCACAGCAAGTATCTTCTCCCAAACAGGTCAATGCTGTGGTCGAGCAACAATCGACTAAAATCATCAATTTAGTTGGTTATATAATTCTTGGTTTGATGTTGTTAGACTATATAACTTTATTTTTAAATGCTAAGTTATTTAATCCTATTTGGGCTTGGGAAACTTCTGGTAAGTTAGTTGAAACTGTTTGGGGTTCGTTGATAGGATTGATTTTAATTTTTTATCGGCGCGATCGCGACTTTATTAAACCAAAAGAATTAAATTTTTTAGCTTTACTTTCCTGGTTGGCTCTATTTTTAGGTACGGTGTATTTTCTAATTACGCCAATTTTAATTGGTAATGCTTTTAGAATCGAGCGCAGTCAAAAAGCTAAGTTTGCTATTCAAATCAGCCAGCAAAAAGAACGCATGCAGCAATATTCCAGGCAGCTAAAAAGTGCCAATGAAGAACAATTGAATACTTTACTTAGAGCTTATCAGCAAAAAACACCAGAACTCGCAATTACCTCTCCTCAGCAGTTAAAACAAAATTTACTCACTCAAGTCAGGCAACAGCAGCAAAATAGTCAAAAACAACTGCAAAAAAATTTTAGTAAACAAAGAACAGAGTTGATCGAAACAACTTTTAAGTGGATTATTGGAGCAATTATTTCTGGAATTGGCTTCATAATGATTTGGAGTCATACCCAGTGGACTAGAGTATTACGTTTAACAAATACTAATTAA
- the crtA gene encoding cyanoexosortase A: MLEKVQLQPYSFWLLIITGLLIFLNWHLVAYNSVCLIFWCAALLVTWQNRNTRSLDSNIFSTCLGLLLITWMSVRSSLMSDRATDVLAHFYPIISCLGICLLATRISHIRHYWREIIIVSLTSIPLSHILSWLSLNKNIAILDAKISRLMLWYVGFDVHQIDNSVVLPTGSIEIAGGCTSFKLLWLMWQFCLVISLCFSLKKNQKVLLALWATIIAFSVNSVRLGLMAFLVVNEHQEAFDYWHGSSGAAIFTNLAVFLFALVYRLLVSHKEEKTQDLSKLYEH; encoded by the coding sequence ATGCTTGAAAAAGTGCAATTACAACCCTATAGTTTCTGGTTGCTAATTATTACAGGGTTATTAATATTTTTAAATTGGCATTTAGTTGCTTACAATTCTGTTTGTTTGATTTTTTGGTGTGCGGCTTTGCTTGTTACTTGGCAAAATCGCAATACACGTTCTCTCGATAGTAATATTTTTTCTACCTGTTTGGGACTATTATTAATTACCTGGATGTCAGTGCGTAGTAGTCTGATGAGCGATCGCGCTACCGATGTTTTAGCTCATTTTTATCCAATTATTTCTTGTTTGGGAATTTGTCTGTTAGCTACTAGAATTTCACACATTAGACACTACTGGCGAGAAATTATCATTGTCAGTCTTACAAGTATTCCCCTCTCTCATATTCTCAGCTGGCTCTCGCTTAATAAAAATATTGCCATTTTGGATGCCAAAATATCGCGGTTGATGCTTTGGTATGTTGGGTTTGATGTGCATCAAATAGATAATTCGGTAGTATTGCCCACAGGTTCGATTGAAATTGCGGGAGGCTGCACTAGCTTTAAGCTTTTATGGCTAATGTGGCAATTTTGTTTGGTCATCTCTTTATGTTTTAGCCTTAAAAAAAATCAAAAAGTCCTGTTGGCACTTTGGGCAACGATAATTGCTTTTTCAGTTAATAGCGTACGTCTCGGTTTGATGGCTTTTTTGGTAGTTAACGAACACCAAGAAGCTTTTGATTATTGGCACGGTAGCAGTGGTGCGGCAATATTTACCAACCTTGCTGTTTTCTTATTTGCCTTAGTTTACCGGCTTCTAGTCAGTCACAAAGAAGAAAAAACTCAAGATTTGAGTAAGCTATATGAACATTAA
- a CDS encoding helix-turn-helix domain-containing protein — protein MVTSEPTVNTANAKKIPYAQPCSDEMPPKDCLTAWHELTSPLFDINVQKPDQFSGSVKAYLLGRIIFTEVEFDAQTFRRTLRHTKIGASDHLVLEWYLDGGGTGYLKDDSIIMSPKQINLLDYRHSLYTNISDAKLISFTIPREMVQSFNTKHSSALSWDVSSAKGRVLSSFMSELWCLLSKVEQSEARELSNALAGLLNGLLLPQRQQSDYEQTCVRASTLTAVQNFISANLHLSSLNNEYLCQTFNISRSSLYRLFEKFAGVESYIREQRLKRAFDQLIDAKPGTSKTLIFDIAVSSGFTNSAYFSRLFKKTFGVTPSAVLHDAIENDDLQLTEAKEQYGQIKTFKRWFVQA, from the coding sequence GTGGTAACATCCGAGCCGACCGTTAATACAGCAAATGCTAAGAAGATTCCTTATGCTCAACCCTGTTCGGATGAAATGCCTCCGAAAGATTGTTTGACTGCCTGGCATGAGCTAACTAGCCCACTCTTTGACATCAATGTACAGAAACCCGACCAATTTTCGGGTTCGGTCAAAGCCTACCTACTCGGTCGGATAATTTTTACCGAAGTTGAATTTGATGCTCAAACATTTCGTCGCACCTTGAGGCACACCAAGATAGGAGCGAGCGATCATCTGGTTTTAGAGTGGTATTTAGATGGAGGCGGGACAGGATATCTAAAAGACGACTCTATTATTATGTCCCCGAAACAAATTAATTTGCTTGACTATCGGCACTCTCTGTACACAAACATTAGTGATGCCAAGTTGATTTCGTTTACGATTCCCAGAGAAATGGTTCAGTCCTTTAATACCAAGCATTCCTCGGCTCTATCTTGGGACGTATCATCTGCTAAAGGTAGAGTTTTGTCCTCGTTTATGAGTGAACTTTGGTGTTTGCTGTCAAAGGTCGAGCAGTCTGAAGCCAGAGAACTGTCTAATGCTCTAGCAGGGTTACTCAATGGACTGCTGTTGCCGCAACGCCAGCAGTCAGACTACGAGCAAACATGCGTACGAGCTTCTACACTAACCGCAGTCCAAAATTTTATTAGTGCTAATTTACATTTGTCGTCTCTGAATAATGAATACCTTTGTCAAACATTTAACATTTCGCGATCGAGCTTGTATCGTTTGTTTGAGAAATTTGCTGGTGTAGAGAGTTATATTAGAGAGCAACGACTCAAACGAGCTTTTGACCAACTTATTGATGCCAAACCAGGAACATCGAAAACTCTAATCTTTGACATTGCTGTTAGTTCTGGATTTACCAACTCTGCTTATTTTTCTCGCTTATTTAAGAAAACTTTTGGGGTAACACCATCGGCAGTTTTGCATGATGCGATCGAGAATGATGATTTACAACTGACTGAAGCTAAAGAGCAGTATGGGCAAATAAAAACATTTAAAAGATGGTTTGTACAAGCTTAA